The sequence below is a genomic window from Brevibacillus laterosporus.
ATTTACAGGTAAGTATTTACATTTTTTCCTTTTAAAGGTATATTTTATGTAATTGTACGGGTATTGGGTTAATTATAGAAAAATATATCATGGAGGATGATTCTTTTGGTAAATTTCAAAAAATTATCAATTTTTATTTGTTTCTGTCTTATTTTTACAGTCATTACCCCAATGAACACACAAAAAGTACTTGCCGAAACTAATAGTACTACAACATCATGGAATCCTTCTTGCGATAAAAATAAATGGCCCTATAAAGGCAAACCACTTTCAGATTACAATCCTTGCTTGATCTATACGAGCACCACCTTTTTCTCAGCAGATGAGTTATCTAAAATATCTGCTGATCTCGGTATCGTTGGTGGGTTATCTGCATTAGGTGTAGCTGCATGGGAGAAAATCGCAAAAGTTGCATTGACAAAAACAGGATATGGATTACTAGCCGTAGGAGCAATCTCAGCTGGTGCAGAACTCATGGCAAGACATATGAAAAGCAAAAACTTAAAAGGTTGGAACGTTGTAACCAAATACAACTATGAAGTGCAGTATGGTAAGCCTGGTGGTGATTTATTTCCAGTAAAAAAATGGATTTCAATAGAATATATTCCAGTTTAATTATTAATTTTGCTATACAATAAGTCAGTTTTTCTTCTTACATCCCTAATACCCACTCAGATAAAAAGGAGCCCCTGATTATGGGGCTCCTTTTTATCTGATAATATCTACTACAACAAAAACATTTATAGCTATGAATGACAATACAATTAAAATAGACAATACCTTATTTGGCCTTTTAAAATTTTTGAAAATAGTTTTGTCGAGGAGTCGGGATAAAAACAAAAAAGAAACTGCGAAAATTATGAAATTAAATTTAGTAAACAAACTGAAAGCAAAAAGTAATAATGTTATGATAGTTAGAGTTAATAAAGACCACATATACCAACCACTTCCTTAAATTGATAGATAGTTTGGCTCTTTCCTTTAATTACTTGATCTCACTTATGTGCTTCTTTAACTTCATTCAGCCATTTTTCGTGTTCAACTAGGCTTAGTGTTTTTCGTTTGGCTAAGTAAAAGCGATATGAATACTCAATAACATGTGGATATACCCGCTGTTTTTCGGACGTCCATCTCAACTACCTGCTCTACACATAATACCATATTTTGGATCATCTGGCAGTATGTTATTCACTTCGTAATCTAATAGGGCGACCTCCTCCCGTCAGTAGCAGATGAAGAAAAAACGAAGAGGGATAGAGAAATAAAGTAGTCTTGACTGTCAGCAATATTCGAGCGTTTTTTGTTTACATTGATTTCTGACTCGTTACAACACTTGTCAATTCGTATTCTTTCATGACATTATAGAATGTATTTTTCTTCAATCCTAGCTCCTCCATAAAATATACGACTGTGATTAGTTACTAGTTGACCAACACCGCCCAATTTTTTATGTTTCCTTGTATCTAAAATGGGCATATCAACTACAACAACGTCAATTTTAAACTCAACCATCCATTGCCATTCTTTCAGGATCTCCTGCAAGATTTTCTCTTACGTTCTTCTGTCATTTACACTGATCCAATCAGAATTGCAATTACTAGTATTATGCGTAGCACCATTTAAGATATCGGTATCTTTAGTAGATTCTGTTCGCGAATCTTTTGATAAAACATAGCAGACAAAAAATAAAGAAAGAGAATACAGAAACTTTTTCTAAGAAAAGCTGTATTCTCTTTCTCATTTTCGTTTGTCTTGAAATCAGCTTTTATCCACCGATATGGGACATTTCCACCTTTTTACGTGGTAATCCCTCTGTAGCTGATAGTCGTTCTTCGGAATAGCGATCCTCCCGATGCGACCACAGATGTTGAATATAATGAGCTAACTCAGCATCGTTGGTTCCATCTCGAAGGCGGCTTCTCAAATCGGTTCCTTCTGTGGCAAATAGACACATATATATAAAGCCTTCCGCAGACAAGCGGGCACGTGTACAGGAAGAACAGAAAGCTTGCGTCACAGAAGAGATAAATCCAATCTCCGTCTTGGTTCCTTTGTAACGGTAACGTTTGGCTACCTCACCAAAATAATCAGCTTCTACTGGTTCCAAGGGCATTTCTTGATGGATCATTTCTAAAATCTCACGGCTCGGGACCACCTGTTTCAATTCCCAGCCATTTGCATTCCCCACATCCATAAACTCAATAAAACGCAACGTAATTCCTGCTTCTTTAAAATAGCGGGCCATAGGGAGGACATCCTGATCTGTTGCCCCTTTTTGCACCACCATATTCACCTTTACCCCAAGCCCAGCTTTCTGTGCAGTCTCAATACCTTTTAATACCGT
It includes:
- the moaA gene encoding GTP 3',8-cyclase MoaA; protein product: MVNQKITNTKVTDHLQRPLRDLRISVTDKCNFRCRYCMPEEIFHKDFQFLPKEKLLSFEELERLTRIFVNMGVEKIRLTGGEPLLRKDVTVLIKKIRQIEGVKDIALTTNGSLLEKFALPLKKAGLDRVSVSLDSLDDERFSYMNGRGVRVSTVLKGIETAQKAGLGVKVNMVVQKGATDQDVLPMARYFKEAGITLRFIEFMDVGNANGWELKQVVPSREILEMIHQEMPLEPVEADYFGEVAKRYRYKGTKTEIGFISSVTQAFCSSCTRARLSAEGFIYMCLFATEGTDLRSRLRDGTNDAELAHYIQHLWSHREDRYSEERLSATEGLPRKKVEMSHIGG